A portion of the Cydia fagiglandana chromosome 7, ilCydFagi1.1, whole genome shotgun sequence genome contains these proteins:
- the LOC134665839 gene encoding interferon-related developmental regulator 2, which produces MPKGKKKGKYEHKRTEQGYSSDEDAGIDMTIDNMSETSGQSDLRSIHDEADAEIQEKFEEKVMETIDGLGARANAARAAAFVSLRAALQRRYLAPLLANHRATLADHLTKAIRRGRDGERKAAASLAPLLALQIGEDGTEEFMKEVRPALAACAVDKTASIETRTECCLSLSVVCYLLEEDLSEILEVMRMYETIFSGSYLKGDGSVKVSGLAVEQGALHAAALDGWALLLSLPPAEHTAALLRTAPPGLPRLADLLTAASLEVRMAAGGALAIAYECIAETDAGDDAAEYVDSLLPRLDELARDSHKFRAKKERKLQRATFRDILKYFEEDTVPSLSVRVGKEKVSCGTWWARLAYGALAGTLGAGLQALAPHSPQLRHALGLPDTVATPLPKQKLNKLHRHLANNAADKARTVARGKNRDKRSAALAM; this is translated from the exons AGCACAAGAGGACAGAGCAGGGCTACTCCTCAGACGAGGATGCCGGCATCGACATGACTATCGACAACATGTCTGAGACCTCGGGGCAGTCCGACCTGAGGAGCATTCACGATGAAGCAG aCGCAGAAATCCAAGAGAAGTTCGAAGAGAAAGTGATGGAAACCATCGACGGGCTAGGCGCCCGTGCTAACgctgcgcgcgccgccgcgTTTGTGTCACTACGGGCGGCCCTCCAACGGAGATATCTGGCGCCTTTGCTGGCCAATCATAGAGCAACACTGGCGGATCATCTCACCAAGGCCATTCGGCGAGGCAGGGATGGGGAGAGGAAGGCAGCTGCATCTCTTGCGCCTCTGTTAGCGCTACAG ATCGGTGAAGACGGCACAGAGGAGTTCATGAAGGAAGTACGGCCCGCGCTGGCCGCCTGCGCCGTCGACAAGACCGCCTCCATCGAAACACGCACAGAG TGTTGCCTGTCTTTATCCGTGGTATGCTACTTGCTTGAAGAAGACCTCTCTGAAATCCTGGAGGTCATGCGGATGTATGAAACCATCTTCAGTGGCAGCTATCTGAAG GGCGACGGTTCGGTGAAAGTGTCGGGGCTGGCCGTGGAGCagggcgcgctgcacgcggcggCGCTGGACGGCTGGGCGCTGCTGCTGTCGCTGCCGCCCGCCGAGCACACCGCCGCGCTGCTGCGGACCGCGCCGCCCGGCCTGCCGAGGCTCGCCGACCTGCTCACCGCTGCTAGTCTAGAG GTGCGCATGGCCGCAGGCGGGGCGCTCGCCATCGCGTACGAGTGCATCGCGGAGACGGACGCTGGCGACGACGCGGCGGAGTACGTGGACAGCCTGCTGCCGCGCCTCGACGAGCTGGCGCGCGACTCGCACAAGTTCCGCGCCAAGAAGGAGCGCAAGCTGCAACGCGCCACCTTCCGCGACATACTCAAGTACTTCGAG gaGGACACGGTCCCGTCGCTGTCGGTGCGCGTGGGCAAGGAGAAGGTGTCGTGCGGCACTTGGTGGGCGCGCTTGGCGTACGGCGCGCTGGCGGGCACGCTGGGCGCCGGGCTGCAGGCGCTGGCGCCGCACTCGCCCCAGCTGCGCCACGCGCTCGGCCTGCCCGACACCGTCGCCACGCCGCTGCCCAAGCAGAAGCTCAACAAACTGCATCGG CATCTCGCCAACAACGCCGCGGACAAGGCGCGGACGGTGGCGCGCGGCAAGAACCGCGACAAGCGCTCGGCGGCCCTCGCCATGTGA